In Dehalococcoidales bacterium, the genomic window ATTCACTACGTGCTGAAGCAGCACCAGTATGATCCCACGGACATCCAGGTAGACGCTATGAATGACTACCTGAAGGCGCTGTTGCTCGTGTTGATCTTAGAGGACGAATTCAGGCCCGTAGAGATCCAAGCCAAGAATCCTGGCACCAAAAAATCCATCACGATCAAAACGGACTTGTTGGCCGAGGCCGTGGGGTACGACACCAGCAAAAAGTTACGGATCGTACAGGCCGTAACAGATGCGTTGGTCCAGTACGACACCCCCGGACCACGCGAAGCCATGAAGGTCGTGGTAGAGACGTTAGAACAGGAAGAGGTGACGCATCCTAAATTACCGTTAGGCGTGGCGGCGAAGCAGATCCTAAAGATGTTTCAGCGAAAGAATCGCCAGACGGTGCTGCGCAAAATCACCAAGGACACCAATAGATTTGGCGTGCATGAGTTGGATCTGGATCTGATCCAGCAGCACCCGCTGGCGTGGCTCCAGTACGGCACCGAGGCCATGGGGTTGGGGACGTTTGCGCGTCTGCGAGTCGCATTGCAAAACGTGAACGATAAGCAGTGGGAGCTTACGTTTGAGGGGGTAAAGCAGTGGAAAAAGCAGCACGATAAATTTCCTAGTCAAAAAAGCAAAGATCCAGAAGAACGTGAGTTAGGTTTATGGATCCGTACACAAAAAGTAAACTACAGACAAGGAAACCTTTCTCCAGATAGAATCAAAAAGTTAGAGAGTATTCCTGGTTGGAATTGGGGTACTTCTCATAAGGACGGTTGGGAGCTTACGTTTGAGGGGGTAAAGCAGTGGAAAAAGCAGCACGATAAATTTCCTAGTCAAAAAAGCAAAGATACAGAAGAACGTAAGTTAGGTTTATGGATTCGTAGACAAAAAGTAAACTACAGACAAGGAAACCTTTCTCCAGATAGAATCAAAAAGTTAGAGAGTATTCCTGGTTGGAATTGGGGTACTTCTCGTGTGCGCAGATTTAAACCATTACCCTCTTATCATAGTACGTCTAAAAAGGTCCGTGCACGACAAGAGTCCGTCATTGACGTCTACCGCAATGTATTTGGGCGCAAGAAACTGCCCAAGGGCAAGCAGTACTGGAGCATGTGTGCAGTTTGCATAGGCCCTGATGGTGACGTACTGCCCAAGTCTGAGCTACACCAGATTATTGAAGCGGGTTTGATCCAACCACAGCAATTCCACGGGGTAGACCAAGACAAAAATATATACAAGACCAACCAGCGGTATGAACACGCGACTTGGTACCACGACGACTTCTACTCTGCTGTTTCTACTGCCGCTGATGGTCCTGATTTCAACCCTGGCATCGTGAACGTCGACACGCTGCTGGAACCCAAGCGTGGTGTGGATCTATTCTGTCGCGTGCTAGAACGCCTGCGTGATGTGCGTGGTGTTTTGTTCGTTGGCAACTTCGTCACGCAGGATCGTTGGCATAGCTACACCGTAGATGACGTAGTGGAACGGATCAACCAGCACCCACGCTTCCAAGAGGTCGCCCATACCCTACGGTGGAAGCCGGACGGCGCCTTCTACCATTACCGTGGATCTGCTAAGAAGGGCCGCACGAAGATGTGTTCTGTATTGTTGTGGCGGAGATAATATCGACGTTTGAGCACAGAGCCCATCCAGCGCGACACCATAGAGATCGCGACAGACGGTCCGCAAGAGCGTCCCCAGCCCCACCCCAAGCGATCCAACGGGATCCGCCCCGTGCAAAAAGTTTGGCCCCGCGTGACAACGTAGCGGAATCATTAGGC contains:
- a CDS encoding helicase associated domain-containing protein, coding for IHYVLKQHQYDPTDIQVDAMNDYLKALLLVLILEDEFRPVEIQAKNPGTKKSITIKTDLLAEAVGYDTSKKLRIVQAVTDALVQYDTPGPREAMKVVVETLEQEEVTHPKLPLGVAAKQILKMFQRKNRQTVLRKITKDTNRFGVHELDLDLIQQHPLAWLQYGTEAMGLGTFARLRVALQNVNDKQWELTFEGVKQWKKQHDKFPSQKSKDPEERELGLWIRTQKVNYRQGNLSPDRIKKLESIPGWNWGTSHKDGWELTFEGVKQWKKQHDKFPSQKSKDTEERKLGLWIRRQKVNYRQGNLSPDRIKKLESIPGWNWGTSRVRRFKPLPSYHSTSKKVRARQESVIDVYRNVFGRKKLPKGKQYWSMCAVCIGPDGDVLPKSELHQIIEAGLIQPQQFHGVDQDKNIYKTNQRYEHATWYHDDFYSAVSTAADGPDFNPGIVNVDTLLEPKRGVDLFCRVLERLRDVRGVLFVGNFVTQDRWHSYTVDDVVERINQHPRFQEVAHTLRWKPDGAFYHYRGSAKKGRTKMCSVLLWRR